Proteins encoded by one window of Acetivibrio thermocellus ATCC 27405:
- a CDS encoding sugar ABC transporter ATP-binding protein, which produces MYEYVVEMKGISKSFPGTKALDDVALQLKKGEIHALVGENGAGKSTLMNILTGQISMDIGEIFMEGKPVRFSSPKDALKKSIVLVPQELNLVPELSIAENIFLGNEILKIRLIDWKSTCKEAEKLLELLGVHVDVTQPVKKLSAAYQQLVSIARALAYSPKLLILDEPTAVLTKNEKENLFKSMRKLKENGTTMVFISHHLDEVMELTDRVTIMRDGHVVKVVNTNEITKDEMINLMAGKKVEKTKRIKRKVSDEIFFEVRNLTRKGEFEDISFHVKKGEILCVAGLVGAGRTEIFKCAFGITEKEPGGKIFIEGREVNIKSPIDAIKYGIGYVSEERRHDGITPNMSVMENMMLPSYGELKKYGLIDYEKAVSITNDYIQSFRIKTPSRDTLIKNLSGGNQQKVIVARWMAKGIKMLILDEPTRGIDVNAKGEIHQLIRELADKGVAVVVISSEIEEVLALADRIMVIQRGKIGGYINDVDMTTQEDVLKVAFQ; this is translated from the coding sequence ATGTACGAATATGTTGTTGAGATGAAAGGTATCTCGAAATCCTTTCCCGGCACAAAGGCGCTGGACGATGTTGCATTGCAGCTGAAGAAGGGTGAAATTCACGCCCTTGTCGGTGAAAACGGAGCGGGAAAAAGCACTTTGATGAATATTCTGACTGGACAGATTTCAATGGATATCGGAGAAATCTTTATGGAGGGAAAACCGGTTCGGTTTTCCTCTCCTAAAGATGCTTTAAAAAAGAGCATTGTCCTGGTGCCTCAGGAATTGAATCTGGTGCCGGAACTGAGCATAGCGGAAAATATCTTTTTGGGCAATGAAATATTAAAAATTAGGTTAATTGACTGGAAAAGTACATGTAAAGAAGCGGAGAAGCTTCTGGAATTGTTGGGTGTGCATGTGGATGTGACCCAACCTGTTAAAAAGCTGTCGGCGGCTTATCAGCAGCTGGTCTCTATTGCCAGGGCATTGGCTTATTCCCCAAAATTGTTGATTTTGGATGAGCCGACGGCGGTATTGACTAAGAATGAAAAAGAGAATTTGTTCAAATCCATGAGAAAACTAAAAGAAAATGGGACAACCATGGTGTTTATCAGCCATCATCTCGATGAAGTAATGGAGCTTACCGACCGTGTCACCATCATGCGTGACGGTCATGTAGTCAAGGTTGTAAACACAAATGAAATTACAAAAGATGAAATGATTAATTTGATGGCAGGCAAAAAAGTTGAAAAAACAAAACGGATAAAGCGTAAGGTTTCCGATGAAATCTTTTTCGAAGTCAGAAATCTTACAAGAAAAGGTGAATTTGAAGATATCAGCTTTCATGTAAAGAAAGGCGAAATTTTGTGTGTGGCAGGCCTGGTTGGAGCAGGAAGAACCGAGATATTTAAATGTGCCTTTGGAATTACGGAAAAGGAACCCGGCGGAAAGATTTTTATCGAAGGCAGGGAAGTAAACATAAAATCTCCTATTGACGCAATCAAATATGGTATTGGGTATGTTTCCGAAGAAAGAAGACATGACGGCATTACACCCAATATGTCGGTTATGGAAAATATGATGTTGCCGTCGTATGGAGAGTTAAAGAAATATGGTCTGATTGATTATGAAAAGGCAGTTTCCATTACAAATGACTACATTCAATCTTTTAGAATCAAGACACCTTCCAGGGACACTCTGATTAAGAATTTATCCGGTGGAAATCAGCAGAAAGTTATCGTAGCAAGATGGATGGCCAAGGGAATTAAAATGTTGATTTTGGATGAACCTACCAGGGGAATTGATGTTAATGCTAAAGGTGAAATCCATCAGCTTATAAGGGAACTGGCTGATAAAGGAGTGGCTGTTGTTGTAATCTCCTCGGAGATAGAAGAAGTATTGGCATTGGCAGACAGAATCATGGTTATCCAACGGGGTAAAATTGGTGGATATATTAACGATGTCGATATGACAACACAGGAAGATGTGCTGAAGGTGGCATTTCAATGA